Proteins co-encoded in one Cupriavidus metallidurans CH34 genomic window:
- the acnA gene encoding aconitate hydratase AcnA produces the protein MSIRETALKALEPVESRAPVHSGTHIYSIASATAGGAEAIARLPYCLRVLAENVLRHIGTNDVEEADFCRLLAWHPSSGDVIPVPFHPARVLMQDYTGIPALVDLAALRDAIADLGQPATRINPRIPVDLVIDHSLIVDQAGHPGALTYNLGREFERNTERYRLAKWATAALSNVRVVPPGNGILHQINLEHIAGVVCTQQAGLHVVAFADTMVGTDSHSTMVNGIGVLGWGVGGIEAEAAMLGLPMTVPLRRVVGVRLSGSLQAGVTATDLVLTLTQRLRAFNVVDTLVEFFGPSLAALAVTDRATIANMAPEYGSTAAFFPIDAETLRYLAASGRDAAQVALVEAYARAQGLWRSADAREPEYSSVLEFDLSSVRPCAAGPKRPQDRVELDAIGDSFRAAFPSAAPARETLSDGAVAIAAITSCTNTSNPAVMIAAGLLARKARARGLQARPWTKTSLTPGSRVVGAYLEASGLQADLDALGFHVAGYGCATCGGNSGQLDEAVEQQIRDENIVVTAVLSGNRNFEARIHPMARANYLMSPPLVVAYALAGNIQVDLTRESLGNGNDGQPVYLHEIWPTDAEVQNVLRTVLTPDLFETQYSQLFDGSPAWRALEAPSSALFPWDSSSTYIRKPPFLDHCDGSATAPVEDIVDARILLMLGDSTTTDHISPVGNIPADSPAGLYLRDHGVKPVDFNAYGSRRANHEVMVRGTFANIRLSNELVPGVLGGQTKCLPGGEIMPIHDAATRYAAQGVPLLIIAGREYGTGSSRDWAAKGTNLLGVRAVIAESFERIHRSNLLMMGVLPLEFPSGVTRKTLGLDGTETFGIEAIDEQARPGATVRATLRRADGSSVVLELDCRIDTANEFKVWRAGGMMRFVLHQLS, from the coding sequence GTGTCCATCAGAGAGACTGCGCTCAAGGCGCTTGAACCGGTTGAATCCCGTGCCCCAGTGCACTCTGGCACGCATATCTACAGCATTGCCTCCGCAACTGCGGGCGGTGCGGAGGCCATCGCCAGACTGCCGTACTGCCTGCGCGTGCTGGCCGAGAATGTGTTGCGCCACATCGGGACCAACGACGTGGAAGAGGCGGACTTCTGCCGCTTGCTTGCCTGGCACCCGAGTTCTGGCGATGTGATCCCCGTACCGTTCCATCCTGCTCGTGTGCTGATGCAGGACTACACGGGGATTCCAGCGTTAGTTGACCTGGCAGCGTTGCGCGATGCGATAGCTGATCTTGGCCAGCCCGCCACGCGGATCAACCCACGGATTCCTGTCGATCTCGTCATTGATCATTCGCTCATCGTGGACCAGGCAGGTCACCCGGGGGCGCTGACCTACAATCTTGGCCGCGAATTCGAGCGCAACACGGAGCGTTACCGGCTGGCGAAATGGGCCACCGCGGCACTGAGCAATGTGCGCGTCGTACCGCCTGGCAATGGAATACTGCACCAGATCAACCTTGAGCATATCGCCGGGGTCGTCTGTACTCAGCAAGCGGGCTTACATGTTGTCGCCTTTGCCGACACGATGGTCGGCACTGACAGCCATAGCACCATGGTCAACGGCATCGGCGTGCTCGGCTGGGGCGTGGGTGGCATTGAAGCCGAAGCGGCAATGCTCGGGCTACCAATGACTGTGCCGCTGCGCCGCGTTGTGGGTGTTCGCCTCAGCGGCAGTCTGCAGGCCGGCGTGACGGCCACCGACCTCGTCCTCACGCTCACGCAGCGCTTGCGCGCATTCAACGTGGTCGATACCCTGGTCGAGTTCTTCGGGCCGTCGCTCGCGGCGCTTGCCGTGACGGACCGCGCCACGATTGCCAACATGGCACCCGAGTACGGTTCCACCGCAGCTTTCTTCCCGATCGACGCGGAAACCCTGCGTTACCTGGCAGCAAGCGGCCGGGATGCTGCGCAGGTGGCACTTGTCGAAGCCTATGCCAGGGCGCAAGGCCTGTGGCGTTCGGCTGACGCGAGGGAACCCGAGTACAGCAGCGTGCTCGAGTTCGACCTGTCGAGCGTCCGTCCGTGTGCCGCGGGTCCGAAACGCCCTCAGGACCGTGTCGAACTGGACGCCATCGGCGACAGCTTTCGCGCGGCCTTTCCGTCGGCAGCCCCTGCGCGGGAAACGCTTTCCGACGGCGCCGTGGCGATTGCCGCTATCACGAGCTGCACAAACACCTCCAATCCCGCGGTCATGATTGCCGCAGGCCTGCTGGCACGCAAGGCCCGCGCACGCGGACTGCAAGCGCGCCCATGGACCAAGACGTCGTTGACGCCGGGTTCACGCGTGGTCGGCGCGTATCTGGAAGCCAGCGGCTTGCAGGCGGACCTGGACGCGCTGGGCTTTCACGTTGCCGGCTATGGTTGCGCCACCTGTGGCGGGAACTCGGGCCAGCTCGATGAGGCGGTCGAGCAGCAGATTCGAGACGAGAACATCGTCGTCACTGCGGTGTTGTCCGGCAACCGCAACTTCGAGGCGCGCATTCATCCGATGGCCCGCGCCAACTACCTGATGTCACCACCGCTCGTTGTCGCCTATGCGCTCGCCGGCAACATTCAGGTTGATCTGACGCGTGAGTCGCTGGGCAACGGTAACGACGGCCAGCCGGTCTACCTCCACGAGATTTGGCCGACGGACGCAGAGGTGCAGAACGTTCTCAGAACCGTCTTGACCCCTGACCTGTTCGAGACCCAGTACAGCCAGCTGTTCGACGGTAGTCCCGCATGGCGCGCACTTGAAGCGCCATCATCGGCGCTGTTCCCGTGGGACTCCAGCAGTACGTACATCCGCAAGCCACCGTTCCTCGATCACTGCGACGGCAGTGCCACCGCGCCTGTGGAAGATATCGTGGACGCACGAATCCTGCTGATGCTCGGCGACAGCACGACCACCGACCACATTTCGCCCGTCGGCAACATCCCAGCCGACAGCCCGGCTGGCTTGTACCTGCGCGACCACGGCGTCAAGCCCGTCGATTTCAATGCATATGGTTCCCGGCGCGCCAACCACGAGGTCATGGTACGCGGCACCTTTGCCAACATCCGACTCAGTAACGAGCTGGTCCCTGGCGTGCTCGGCGGCCAGACGAAGTGCCTGCCGGGAGGCGAGATCATGCCAATCCATGACGCAGCGACAAGGTATGCGGCGCAGGGCGTGCCTCTGTTGATCATCGCCGGCCGCGAGTACGGTACGGGTTCGTCACGGGACTGGGCCGCCAAAGGTACGAACTTGCTTGGCGTGCGTGCAGTCATTGCCGAGAGCTTCGAGCGCATCCATCGCTCCAACCTGCTCATGATGGGTGTGCTACCGCTCGAGTTTCCATCCGGTGTCACGCGCAAAACCCTGGGCCTCGACGGCACGGAGACGTTCGGCATTGAAGCGATCGACGAGCAAGCGCGCCCGGGTGCAACCGTACGGGCCACCCTACGCCGCGCTGACGGGTCTTCCGTCGTGTTGGAGCTCGATTGCCGGAT
- a CDS encoding alpha/beta fold hydrolase — translation MSTGTSAPPTVRGDAINASLNANYAFPDTSTAAYDVDMQQNTNFTESSTDLLPGHVLGHPGALLLGLPGGGCSPAIFDYVKHDALQVHGVDWASWPGPWDLESLTTRLARVLQERKGPTLLAGHSLGGMFALLTTLKAGHKVNGLLLSNTGAHTAGHGDANLPDRVRNAWTEEASDAFLLSCFQCPPPVELWQKMREYMVHINREAFLEAVITLRQIDVRKRLSEIACPAVIAHGRHDQRRAMSFAQELADGIPRSALVWIDGGHTPMVDDPQAYHEALNTLVRLTGITG, via the coding sequence ATGTCCACTGGCACCTCTGCTCCGCCCACAGTTCGAGGTGATGCGATTAACGCATCATTGAATGCAAATTATGCGTTTCCTGATACGTCGACAGCCGCATACGATGTCGATATGCAACAGAACACCAACTTCACCGAATCTTCGACGGACTTGCTTCCGGGACATGTGCTGGGGCATCCGGGCGCGTTGTTGCTGGGCCTGCCCGGAGGTGGATGCTCGCCAGCCATCTTCGATTACGTCAAGCACGATGCCTTGCAGGTCCATGGAGTCGATTGGGCCAGTTGGCCCGGCCCCTGGGATCTTGAGAGCCTGACGACCCGACTCGCACGCGTGCTGCAGGAGCGCAAAGGCCCCACCTTGCTCGCCGGTCATTCCCTGGGCGGGATGTTCGCGCTGCTGACCACATTGAAAGCCGGGCACAAGGTGAATGGCCTGCTGTTGTCGAATACCGGCGCACATACGGCAGGACATGGCGATGCGAACCTGCCGGACCGGGTGCGCAACGCATGGACCGAAGAGGCCAGCGATGCGTTTCTGCTCAGTTGTTTCCAGTGCCCGCCTCCGGTGGAGCTGTGGCAGAAGATGCGTGAGTACATGGTGCACATCAACCGCGAAGCGTTTCTTGAGGCGGTGATCACGCTGCGCCAGATCGACGTGCGGAAACGGCTTAGCGAAATCGCCTGCCCGGCCGTGATCGCGCACGGGCGACATGACCAGCGTCGCGCCATGAGCTTTGCGCAAGAGCTTGCGGACGGCATCCCCCGATCGGCACTCGTTTGGATTGACGGTGGGCATACCCCCATGGTCGACGACCCGCAGGCATACCACGAGGCCTTGAACACGCTGGTGCGACTGACCGGGATCACCGGCTGA
- a CDS encoding Bug family tripartite tricarboxylate transporter substrate binding protein: MNKTRRSTLRLALAATAMATGMMSGTATAQANAWPNRPIRLIVPSAAGGAADFVARTFSAFLQKRLPANAAVVVENRPGAGGIIGTEAAKSAPADGYTFLIASNSTHAANVSLYRNLPYDPIKDFAPVGMFGTFGTILVVPKNSPFKSLPELIRYAKAHPGNMTYGYYSSSSRVPPELLRVRAGLDYAGAPYRNITQIITDMLGGQIQFAFLDSLSAAPALQNPMLAPIAVTSSQRMPQLASVPTVAESLQGFEVQGWLGLTAPAGTPEDVVKRMSTLVSDAISEPAIRTALERQGMAPRTMTPEALRAHMVADRSRWAEWTKAAGIEPE; encoded by the coding sequence ATGAACAAGACGAGACGATCGACGCTGCGGCTGGCCCTGGCCGCGACGGCCATGGCGACTGGCATGATGTCGGGCACGGCAACGGCGCAGGCGAACGCGTGGCCGAATCGCCCGATCCGATTGATCGTGCCTTCGGCCGCTGGAGGTGCAGCGGATTTTGTCGCGCGGACCTTCTCGGCCTTCCTGCAGAAGCGCCTGCCCGCGAACGCTGCCGTCGTGGTGGAGAATCGTCCGGGCGCTGGCGGCATCATTGGCACCGAGGCGGCGAAGAGCGCGCCGGCCGACGGCTATACCTTCCTGATCGCATCCAACTCGACACATGCGGCCAACGTCAGTCTGTACCGGAACCTGCCCTACGATCCTATCAAGGACTTTGCGCCGGTCGGCATGTTCGGCACGTTCGGCACCATCCTGGTGGTGCCGAAGAATAGTCCTTTCAAGTCGCTGCCTGAACTGATTCGCTATGCAAAAGCCCATCCAGGCAACATGACCTACGGCTATTACAGTTCCTCGTCGCGTGTCCCGCCAGAGCTGCTGCGCGTGCGCGCCGGGCTGGATTACGCAGGTGCGCCTTACCGGAACATCACGCAGATCATCACCGACATGCTTGGTGGGCAGATCCAGTTCGCCTTTCTCGATTCGCTGTCTGCCGCCCCTGCGCTGCAAAACCCGATGCTCGCACCGATCGCCGTCACGTCCTCGCAACGCATGCCGCAGTTGGCTAGTGTCCCGACTGTCGCGGAGAGCCTGCAAGGATTCGAGGTACAGGGATGGCTCGGCCTGACTGCACCGGCAGGCACGCCGGAAGACGTGGTTAAGCGAATGAGTACGCTGGTCTCCGACGCGATCAGTGAACCGGCAATACGGACCGCGCTGGAGCGGCAGGGTATGGCGCCCAGGACGATGACACCTGAGGCCTTGCGTGCTCACATGGTGGCGGACCGCTCGCGCTGGGCCGAATGGACCAAAGCCGCCGGTATCGAACCGGAATAG
- a CDS encoding Crp/Fnr family transcriptional regulator, whose product MSTEIPECRAHIPPVLRPHADAVPVTPGPDTSLLIGAVLRQAAWAAACQPSTVQAFARGGVVRHMKRHAIVVRRGDPVRRLGIVLSGILQAGVHACNGKRMTSAYMASGQLFNLVPFLDGGMASKDFVAHTDLTVCWLNKSLVETAMSTDAELQRAFIQVLCARSRQCLSDRAGLLLLTLRQRCAEVLLMLAADYGIPRQEGVSLTLRMSQAEFSDLVGWSRPKVNQELKRMEAESLIQISYSHILILDMARLRTDVAGEGGGPY is encoded by the coding sequence ATGAGCACGGAAATACCTGAGTGCCGGGCCCATATACCACCGGTGCTGCGGCCTCACGCCGACGCAGTGCCGGTCACTCCTGGCCCGGATACTAGCCTGCTGATCGGCGCCGTGCTGCGCCAGGCGGCCTGGGCTGCAGCCTGCCAGCCATCAACGGTGCAAGCCTTCGCGAGGGGTGGCGTCGTCCGGCATATGAAGCGGCACGCAATCGTGGTGCGACGCGGTGACCCGGTCAGGCGCCTGGGCATCGTGCTATCAGGCATCCTGCAAGCGGGGGTTCATGCTTGCAACGGCAAGCGCATGACCTCCGCCTATATGGCTTCAGGCCAACTGTTCAATCTCGTGCCATTTCTGGATGGCGGCATGGCGTCCAAGGACTTCGTGGCGCACACGGACCTAACGGTTTGCTGGCTGAACAAGTCGCTGGTCGAGACTGCCATGTCGACCGACGCCGAGTTGCAGCGCGCCTTCATCCAGGTCTTGTGTGCACGTTCGCGCCAGTGCCTGTCGGACCGTGCGGGCCTGCTGCTGCTGACACTCCGGCAACGGTGCGCCGAGGTCCTGCTGATGCTCGCCGCTGACTATGGCATACCGCGTCAAGAAGGGGTCTCGCTCACGCTGCGCATGAGCCAAGCGGAATTCTCGGATCTGGTGGGCTGGTCCCGGCCGAAGGTGAACCAGGAACTAAAACGCATGGAAGCGGAATCGCTTATCCAGATTTCGTACTCTCACATACTGATCCTGGACATGGCGCGGCTCAGGACGGACGTTGCCGGGGAGGGCGGCGGTCCGTACTGA
- a CDS encoding LysR family transcriptional regulator, with the protein MTSSVTINQLRHFLLVVEHGGFRPAAGEAFRSQPALSRSIKELEQRLGGALFEPGRADVTQLGAACLPYARDLIDHFDRAVGAMQRLADREEGTLAIASVPTIATQWLPELIRRYIERYPKIEIRVLDDHSRNIQAMVLAGEVDFGLCSRVGNDTRLRFQSLIKDSFGLVCRVDHPLANRRTVRWSEIASLPMIGTVAHKQIEGVPEMELLAGSHLFVSNMLSLIAMLEEGLGVTILPSLGVPSNARDLVFVPLTGPKVHRELGILSLRSRSLSPAAAPMADMLLEHALVANR; encoded by the coding sequence ATGACGTCCAGTGTGACCATCAATCAGTTGCGCCATTTTCTGCTGGTCGTGGAACATGGCGGATTCCGCCCCGCGGCGGGCGAAGCGTTCCGGTCGCAGCCGGCACTGTCGCGGTCCATCAAGGAGCTTGAACAACGCCTGGGCGGCGCGCTGTTCGAGCCGGGCCGCGCGGATGTCACACAGCTTGGCGCAGCCTGTCTGCCGTACGCGCGAGACCTGATCGATCACTTCGATCGCGCGGTTGGCGCGATGCAGCGACTAGCGGACAGGGAGGAGGGGACGCTAGCCATTGCCTCGGTGCCTACCATTGCTACCCAGTGGCTTCCGGAGCTTATCCGCCGCTATATCGAGCGCTACCCGAAGATCGAGATTCGGGTGCTCGATGATCATTCTCGTAATATCCAGGCGATGGTTCTGGCTGGCGAGGTGGACTTTGGCCTCTGCAGCCGTGTCGGCAACGACACGCGGCTGCGGTTCCAGTCATTGATCAAGGACAGCTTCGGACTGGTTTGCCGTGTTGATCACCCACTTGCGAACCGACGCACGGTGCGATGGAGTGAGATCGCCAGCCTGCCGATGATCGGGACTGTGGCGCACAAGCAGATCGAGGGCGTACCGGAAATGGAGCTGTTGGCAGGCAGCCATCTGTTCGTCTCGAACATGCTGTCGCTGATTGCGATGCTTGAAGAAGGGCTTGGCGTGACCATACTGCCTTCGCTCGGCGTGCCATCCAATGCCCGGGATCTCGTCTTCGTGCCGCTGACAGGGCCCAAGGTTCACCGTGAACTTGGCATTCTTTCCCTGCGCAGCAGATCCCTGAGTCCCGCAGCGGCGCCGATGGCGGATATGTTGCTCGAACACGCGCTGGTTGCGAATCGCTGA
- a CDS encoding lysozyme inhibitor LprI family protein: MKTNVLHQVAAGFVFAAMCTQTALAGTTAETLYKQCAAKETNAEQRECYPAAVRQSEVELVAAEKKARAAMVDLERESEGSRSLQPVMAFDKAERAYRAFRTAESNRVVASYGSGNGGGLASYKATIEMNLTRIKQLQGESGGR, from the coding sequence TTGAAGACCAATGTACTCCATCAGGTTGCGGCAGGGTTCGTGTTCGCTGCCATGTGCACTCAGACGGCGCTGGCTGGAACAACTGCTGAAACCCTATACAAGCAGTGTGCAGCCAAAGAAACGAATGCTGAGCAACGCGAATGCTATCCGGCAGCGGTAAGGCAATCGGAGGTCGAACTTGTCGCGGCCGAGAAAAAGGCGCGCGCTGCAATGGTTGATCTAGAGCGCGAAAGCGAAGGCAGTCGGTCGTTGCAACCCGTCATGGCCTTCGACAAGGCTGAGCGCGCATACCGTGCGTTTCGAACCGCGGAAAGCAATCGCGTGGTGGCCTCCTACGGTTCCGGAAATGGCGGTGGCCTTGCCTCGTACAAAGCGACGATCGAGATGAATCTCACGCGGATCAAGCAACTGCAGGGCGAGTCCGGGGGGCGCTAA
- a CDS encoding fimbrial protein yields the protein MKKLLLSTLVVSSLGLASQFAAAADGTITFNGQVTSNTCTINGGTPDFTVTLPTVAAGTLSASGNTAGRTSFNIALTSCTGSSAHTYFEAGPTTDSAGRLMLTTGSTASNVQIQLLNGSDQTLVKAGFADASQNSLSASISGGSATLTYYAEYYATGAAGAGSANSSVMYTIAYN from the coding sequence ATGAAAAAACTCCTACTCTCCACGCTGGTTGTGTCCTCGCTCGGCCTAGCCTCGCAGTTTGCAGCCGCTGCCGACGGCACCATCACCTTCAACGGTCAGGTCACGTCCAATACCTGCACTATCAATGGCGGCACTCCTGACTTCACCGTCACGCTGCCGACCGTAGCGGCCGGTACCTTGAGCGCATCGGGCAATACCGCAGGCCGTACGTCGTTCAACATCGCGCTGACCAGCTGCACGGGCAGTAGCGCACACACCTACTTCGAAGCGGGCCCGACGACCGATTCCGCAGGCCGCCTGATGCTGACCACCGGCAGTACCGCCTCCAACGTGCAGATCCAGCTGCTCAACGGCAGTGACCAGACGTTGGTCAAGGCCGGCTTTGCCGATGCGTCGCAGAACTCGCTATCGGCGAGCATCAGCGGGGGGTCGGCCACGCTGACGTACTACGCCGAGTACTACGCCACAGGCGCGGCCGGTGCAGGGTCGGCCAACTCCAGCGTGATGTACACCATCGCCTACAACTAA
- a CDS encoding fimbria/pilus periplasmic chaperone: MTRTRMIRYVWTTTLLLVLGLAVVLQAEASVVLAGTRVIFNANERETTVRLSNEGKVPALTQVWLDKGDPKAAPSEISVPFTVTPPVSRIDPGKGQTLRIFYTGEALPRDKESVFWLNVLEIPPEASGEANKLQLAFRTRIKLFFRPAGLAGTAQDAPAKTEWRLLPGGKQVQVRNPTPYFISFSAFEIEGNGKSVKFDDGGMVGPGDTQVFALNTAATPAPGLKVHYHAISDFGGAIDGEAALAVTP; this comes from the coding sequence ATGACACGCACGCGGATGATTCGATATGTCTGGACCACGACTTTGCTGCTGGTACTCGGTCTGGCCGTTGTGTTGCAGGCCGAGGCATCGGTGGTCCTTGCCGGCACGCGCGTGATTTTTAACGCCAATGAGCGTGAGACGACGGTCAGGCTGAGCAACGAGGGCAAGGTGCCAGCGCTCACGCAGGTGTGGCTGGACAAGGGCGATCCCAAAGCGGCACCCTCGGAGATCTCCGTGCCGTTCACGGTAACACCGCCGGTATCGCGCATCGACCCTGGTAAGGGGCAGACGCTGCGGATCTTTTATACCGGTGAGGCGCTGCCGCGGGACAAGGAATCGGTCTTCTGGCTGAACGTGCTGGAGATTCCGCCCGAAGCCAGTGGGGAGGCCAACAAGCTGCAACTGGCCTTCCGCACGCGCATCAAGCTCTTCTTCCGGCCGGCCGGGCTGGCCGGCACGGCGCAGGATGCGCCAGCCAAGACCGAGTGGCGGTTGCTGCCGGGCGGCAAGCAGGTGCAGGTTCGCAATCCAACGCCGTACTTCATCTCGTTCTCTGCTTTCGAGATCGAGGGCAATGGCAAGTCGGTGAAATTCGATGATGGCGGCATGGTCGGCCCCGGAGACACACAGGTGTTTGCGCTGAACACCGCTGCGACTCCCGCGCCCGGCCTGAAGGTTCACTACCACGCCATCAGCGACTTTGGTGGCGCCATTGACGGAGAGGCCGCGCTCGCCGTCACTCCATGA
- a CDS encoding fimbria/pilus outer membrane usher protein → MRQSSPTLPVRRQISLAACLLVASAAAMAADGGSLVAEAKFSSMFLRQSPGEQIDLSRFNRGNAALAGTYRADLYVNQTWIGRADVTLRAVDGNGSNVQPCFDRALLERMGVDLTKLKPQASARLEGEGACVALPEIIEDATATFDNGEQRLDVSVPQANMSRQARGYVDPKYWDEGINAARLQYNANVYHSDSQGIASTQGYLGLDAGVNIGAWRFHHRGNFTHDQQTGNHYQSVQTNLQRSIVPLKSQLVIGEAFTDGSLFDSVGFRGVQLASDDRMYPESQRGYAPIVRGIAQSNARVQIRQNGNILYDTTVSAGPFEINDLYPTGYGGDLEVSVTEADGSVHVSRVPYAAAVNALRPGVTRYSVTAGQYRNPSVHISPLLLQGTVQHGFTNLFTGYGGFVASPHYIAGLLGAALNTDYGAFGADITHATTWLVNEPSRSGQSVRLSYSKLVQPTNTNLTLAAYRYSSGGYLGLADAMNLRDLDERGMASAMSGIQRGRFQVTVNQNLRQGWGNFYLSGSVQDYWNRNGRDTQLQAGYNNSYKRINYGVSVSRQLNVTTNKWDNRVMLNVGIPLGKSPRAPYSMTSLQQDSSGSTSLHETVTGTLGRDNAVAYGINVGRNSGNGAASTSVGGNVSYVSPVTTLSASASRSSNYTQMSAGLAGGIVAYAGGVAFTPSLGDTVAVVEAKDAAGARLTNGSGLRVDPWGHAVVSNLTPFARNQVEIDPQGLPMNVELKSTMQQVAPTAGAIVKLKFDTENAGRMAILEVRRADGKPLPFGAEVRDAGGQPVGTVGQGGRIIARGLKTDSGTLSVALGEDAAKSCQLRYQLPQERNDRPASVALMQATCAE, encoded by the coding sequence ATGCGTCAGTCATCTCCAACTCTCCCAGTGCGCCGTCAGATCAGTCTGGCTGCGTGTCTGCTGGTAGCCAGCGCGGCCGCCATGGCCGCCGACGGCGGGAGCCTGGTGGCTGAGGCGAAGTTCAGCAGCATGTTTCTGCGCCAGTCACCCGGCGAGCAGATCGATCTGAGCCGCTTCAACCGGGGAAACGCGGCACTGGCCGGCACTTACCGCGCCGACCTGTATGTCAACCAGACCTGGATCGGCCGCGCCGACGTGACGCTGCGCGCCGTCGACGGGAATGGCAGTAATGTCCAACCGTGCTTTGACCGGGCGCTTCTCGAGCGCATGGGGGTGGATCTGACCAAGCTCAAGCCGCAGGCCAGCGCACGCCTGGAGGGCGAGGGGGCTTGCGTCGCGTTGCCGGAGATCATCGAAGATGCAACGGCAACCTTTGATAATGGCGAGCAGCGCCTGGACGTGAGCGTGCCGCAGGCGAACATGTCGCGCCAGGCCCGCGGCTATGTGGATCCGAAGTACTGGGACGAAGGCATCAACGCCGCGCGTTTGCAGTACAACGCCAATGTGTATCACAGCGACAGCCAGGGCATCGCTTCGACCCAGGGTTACCTGGGTCTGGACGCCGGCGTGAACATCGGCGCCTGGCGTTTTCATCATCGGGGAAACTTCACACACGACCAGCAGACTGGTAATCACTACCAGAGCGTGCAGACGAACTTGCAACGCTCGATCGTGCCGCTCAAGAGTCAGCTAGTGATTGGCGAGGCCTTCACCGATGGGTCGCTGTTCGACAGCGTGGGCTTCCGTGGCGTGCAGCTGGCCAGCGATGACCGCATGTATCCCGAGTCGCAGCGCGGTTATGCGCCGATCGTACGTGGCATTGCCCAGAGCAACGCGCGGGTGCAGATCCGCCAGAATGGCAACATCCTCTATGACACCACGGTTTCTGCCGGTCCGTTCGAGATCAACGATCTCTATCCGACTGGCTACGGCGGTGACCTGGAAGTCAGCGTCACCGAGGCCGACGGCAGCGTGCATGTCTCGCGTGTGCCCTACGCGGCCGCCGTCAACGCGCTGCGCCCCGGTGTCACGCGCTATAGCGTCACGGCGGGCCAGTACCGCAATCCGAGCGTTCATATCTCGCCGCTCCTGCTGCAGGGCACGGTACAGCACGGTTTCACCAATCTCTTCACCGGCTACGGAGGCTTCGTGGCATCGCCTCACTACATCGCCGGCCTGTTGGGGGCAGCGCTGAACACCGACTATGGCGCCTTCGGCGCGGACATCACCCATGCCACCACGTGGCTGGTTAATGAGCCCAGCCGCAGTGGCCAGAGCGTGCGCCTTTCCTACAGCAAGCTGGTGCAGCCGACCAACACCAACCTTACGCTGGCCGCTTACCGTTACTCCAGCGGAGGCTATCTGGGTCTGGCCGACGCGATGAACCTGCGGGACCTGGATGAACGCGGCATGGCCTCTGCCATGAGTGGCATCCAGCGCGGTAGGTTCCAGGTCACTGTCAACCAGAACCTCAGGCAGGGCTGGGGCAACTTCTATCTGTCGGGTTCTGTGCAGGACTACTGGAACCGCAATGGCCGCGATACCCAGCTCCAGGCTGGGTACAACAACAGCTACAAGCGTATCAACTACGGCGTCTCGGTCTCACGCCAGCTCAACGTCACGACCAACAAGTGGGACAACCGCGTGATGCTCAACGTGGGCATCCCGCTGGGCAAGAGTCCGCGCGCGCCGTATTCGATGACCAGCCTGCAGCAGGATTCCTCGGGCAGCACCAGTCTGCACGAAACGGTGACGGGCACGCTTGGCAGGGACAACGCCGTGGCCTACGGTATCAACGTGGGCCGCAACAGCGGCAATGGGGCGGCCAGCACCAGCGTAGGTGGCAATGTGTCCTATGTATCGCCGGTGACGACGCTCAGCGCGAGTGCGAGCAGGAGCAGCAATTACACGCAGATGAGCGCAGGGCTGGCCGGCGGCATCGTGGCGTACGCGGGGGGCGTGGCGTTCACACCGAGCCTGGGCGATACGGTGGCGGTCGTGGAGGCCAAGGATGCGGCCGGCGCGCGGCTGACCAACGGCAGCGGCCTGCGCGTGGATCCTTGGGGCCATGCGGTGGTATCGAACCTGACGCCGTTTGCGCGCAATCAGGTCGAGATTGATCCACAGGGACTGCCGATGAATGTGGAGTTGAAGTCGACCATGCAGCAGGTGGCGCCGACCGCCGGGGCCATCGTGAAGCTGAAGTTCGACACCGAGAACGCCGGCCGCATGGCGATCCTCGAGGTCAGGCGTGCTGATGGCAAGCCGTTGCCGTTTGGGGCCGAGGTGCGGGACGCGGGTGGCCAGCCTGTGGGCACGGTGGGTCAGGGCGGGCGCATCATCGCGCGCGGGCTCAAGACCGACAGCGGCACCCTCAGCGTGGCGCTGGGGGAGGACGCAGCCAAATCATGCCAACTGCGCTACCAGTTGCCTCAGGAGCGGAACGACCGCCCCGCTTCGGTGGCCCTGATGCAGGCGACGTGCGCGGAATGA